CTATTTTGTAGATGCCTTCCAGCCATTCAATTTTCGACAGAGAAACATTTAAGGACCAATATCCTATTCGTGTCAGGACtgaattcagtttttttccatATATACAAAGCAGAGTAACTTTTCGGAAATATGGTAGGTTGCTTGTCTGAATCAGGAGGGTATAGGCACCGATTCTTCCAGCTTTCATATTGGGCGCAGATCTTGCTTTGATCGTTTGAACCAGTTTATGTGGAACTGttcccccccccttccccttTATCGGGGcatcttcaaaattgaaatcttttcccttttccctTGTGTAACCACTCCATTTGAGGAGTTCTGTTCTGAGGAGGCAAAACACTCGTTATCTATTTGCTTGTTGCCGATAACGTCGGGCAAAGCAAACTGATGTGCACCAATCCAAGGGTGCAGTTCTCTTGTAGTAGATACTATTGGAATGACCCACTTTGTCGGGCATGGAGCCTTGAGGAGGCAGTCCCTTAAATGTCTATTCATTGGTTCATTGACCAAGAGCGAGTTTCCCAAGGGACATTGCCATTATTTGCTCTAGTTGCGGTGTCCTTATCATTGGTTGCACGCCATGCCCACTATCCACTAATCTCCTTCaggttccaagttccatccGCACCAGATTCTTTGCGGAAACCTTGACCTCTTTCGCACTTTGCTTTCTCTTTCAATTAGCAATCAAGACATAATCCAATCCCAATATCGGTACACAAGTCCGCCACGATCGGTTCCAGATTTGCAGTGGGTCGGGACCGATCAAATGTGTTCCACAGTGGTCCCCTTTTCAGTTGCATTTCCTTGCACGCGGAGTATAAATGAACTGAGCTGGCAGATTAGGGGAAGAGATGGGATCTGTTTATTGTGGTGTGGATTTCTTTTGAGgcagtgaaaaaaaaaataagtggTACACCACGTTAATTTATGGTGACATTTCGCCAAGTTGCAGTCTTGGGCACAAGTTTTTTGTCAGCCAAACTAACGATCTGAGTTTTGGTCCGAACAATTGGTTTGGATATTGATCGTCTTTGAGAAAAGTTCTCCTTTGACATCTTGATCTTCTGAGAAGTAATGGACAATCCCATCTGACGTCAAGGTCAATATTGTAGTCTGCCAGAAGTAGTTTAGGCCTTAAAAGCCTTGTGCACTTAGGATCTTATTACAATCATCGTGGAATGTCCTCTGGCTGGTCAACATTTCCGGTACTCGATTCATATCTACGAATCAGATTCAGGTGGGATTCCGCGCGTATGTTATCATGAGATGGAATACATAATACATAAGCTTCATCGACAGAGAACTAAGCACTCAAAGAATTACTATTGAGTTCTGATGTTGATGTTTGTACGATTAATCCGACGTTGAGGCATGATCTGCAGATTTCTCAACTTTCGTCTGAACTGATCAAGTTGTCATCGAAAGAGTTGCCCTTCTCGTTCACTCGTTTGTTCATGCTTCGTGGTCACCTTAAAACCTGTTCCCAAACTTACTTAACTTATTGACAGTCCACAGAAGTAAGGTGAAAAGTTTACGGAATCGGATTTTTCTACGCGGCAACGCCGTGGTCCAATTCATCACTAGATTGGGTCCTGCTCGACCTTCATTCATGAGATTGTATTCTCGTAGATCGAAAATCAAGGCTAATGTCATTCCAGAACAAAGACGCTATCCTTTTCCGGGAAAATGGGGCATTTTCAGTCCCGGTCTCGCTATTTTCCGAGATCAACGGGACATGATTTCAAGGACGACAGGTCATCAAGAAAAGAAGCCTGTCTCTCCTTAAGAGTGAGTATGGTTGCTTGTGTGCCCTTGTCGTCTGAAGGGTTCCACTTGTACACAATCCTCAGAGCGAAATGGTCGAGGTCAGAAAAATTGGAGTCGTGTCAAGATTCCAGGGCGCAAAGTTTTCTCATTTGAGGTCTTGAGACTTCGGACAGATCAGTCGTCACTTTGGAGGACCTTATATCTGTGGCAATGCACTTAAAAGCAACCTTCGGGCCATATCTAGCCGGGATCATCCCAATATTTCGTTTCCTCTGAGCGGAAGGAACGTCTTCGGAATAAACccatttgacgaaaattcctgaaCTCAATCCCTTTTCGGTGGAAGTGCAGCTTATTATATTACGCCTTGGATGGCATCTTTGGCACATTGTTCCAAGCTCACCCACACACCTTTGCAATGCAATCCAACTTTTGAGACTTGCTTCAAAGTCAAACACTTGGAACGATCTTGTGTTTTTGAAAGTGGAACGTTGAGAGGTTGAGTGCGTGGTTCTCAGTTTGAAGGCCATTCTTCAAGTAAGCCATTCCTGTGACTTGTGAAAGGAACAAGAACTCTCTGTTGTCCTTAACCTTCGGCAGTCTTCTTAAATGGAATGGAGGTAAAAGGTAGTCGGCACGCAAAACCGAATTCAAATTGAGACCGTTCCTCCCCAAAAGTTTTTGCACAAAGTTGTAAGATCGGCCCGAGAGGAACAGACatcccctcctccccccccccccccccctcccccaagTCTTTCAATGGGTTGAGTAGTAAGTGAATAAATATGCGAGGAAATTTTGCAGTGGCATGACCACATGGAACGTTCAAGGGACGACCAAGAAGGAGACCAGACTGACTGAAACTAGGACTGGAGGTCGAAGCGTTGAAAATAGGATCGAGCACAATCCCATCAGAAAATCTCACGAGGATCAAGGGCCTGGTGCTTCGAGGCTTGTGCTCATTCCAGCCTCTCTTCGTCTGTCTATTTCTCGCTCTCTCATGCATGGCTTGTGAATGTGAGATTAAATTTTTCCGACAATAGGCCCTAATGGATTTGAGAAGTTTTCTCTCAGTTCGTTATTTGCATTGAATTTCTCCCCTATCCAATCCATTTGTCCATTCTACCAGGGTTTGGAAcacaaagagagagatggTCCTGACTAACGCGCAAGTCTATTTTTCAGGTTCATCCATCCAATATTTGGACAACACGCCCACAGACCGACCCGAGCCCACACCGAGTTTCTTGTACTCGGAGGCGGATTTAACCATCCAAGAAGGTCATCACGCCTTCTTCAACTGCAAGATCCAGCATCTTCGAAACAAAACGGTGAGCTCTTTAGGCCAAGCTTCGACTGAGCAGTACGTACCAGTTCATCTGAAGTCATGAAGGTGAATGGAGTTGTTGACCTTGAAAATTATAGTGGGATATAAGCATGCCAGGATTAACCGAAAGACCCGATTAACTCCACGAAGCGGATTTGTAATTTCGTTGGAAATGACGTTTTACACCTTTATTAAGCTTCTAAGTCACACGATTCTCAGGATTCTTGAAATTGGCCTCGATGTCAAAATGGTTACGAACATGAACATCGCTTTAGTACAACTTGTTCAACAACCATCGTCGGTTTTCAGAGAGCTTCTGACCAAcgtcaaaattggcaataTCAGCCTCTCAACTCAGCCATGAACCTTTTGACATTTACTCAAAAGTCTTAGAGCATTGTACCAAAttagacattttcaaaaccctCACTGGTCTGTgggtgtcaaaaaaaaagaagtatcCCTTCAAGCCTGCACTGGCTTTGAGGGCCCATCAAATATGCAGGTCATGAAATCGTGTTCAAAGAAAGTGACAAAGAGAGTCTCTTCCTCATCCACAATGGCTTCCCTCTTTGTCTCTGGTGTGTCTTTCGTCTTGTTCCTCGTGTTCCACATGCGTGACGAGGAACCAAATTTTAGCAAAAATTTCTTCTACATAGTCAATCTCTGACGACCCAAGTCATTTTGGCGAAACAGCGACAAAATATGAATCCTACAAATAAAGTGTAATTGGAGCCTCAAGTGGACGACTCGAGGACGTGGTTCTCCTCATTCAAAAGCGAGCTGCTCCGCCATTGTAATAACATTTGTTCGGTACATTTCCGGGAGTGAATGATGTACTGTGCGTAGTCATTCCTTTGTGGGCATTCTCGTCGTTTCAATGGAATCAATCCAGATGATGGAACACGGGGCGTGTTCAGATTGTTGTCAAGGGGGTGGGCTCTCTTGTCAACGACAACATGAAAAGCTTTGCGGCACTCTCATGCAGCCAGGAGCTTTTGGGCACACAAAAACAGAGGGCAAATGCCAACACTGTTTGGATCTCAAGGGTGAAGAATAACTTGGCTAGTTGCCacttgaacttgagaagtCTCGCAATGCCCAATGGCACTATAACGTTCATGTCATGCTACAAATCCTCTGTGTTAGATCAGCCGGGTTTGAGAATCTTCTTATCCTGTACACCACACATGATGTGGAACATCTAATCCTGCTCAAATTGGCCTCgaatgacaattttttgaagcaatggaCTGTGGAACCACCTTAAAGATAGGTCTTGTAGCGGGGTTATTCAGTGCGTACAGGCACCGAATGTCATGACTGAACCATTAAGTAAATCCTGCTCATTGGATTCCTTGCAGGTTTCGTGGATCCGCAAGTCGGATGGACACATTCTTTTCATTGGGGATATCAAGTTTGTGGACGATAAACGCTTTGATTTGTTGCCCTCGTCCGGATATGGTGATTGGACCCTGCGGATCCAGTTTGTCGCAGCGGAAGATGATGGCAACTACGAGTGCCAGATCTCGACCAGTCCCAAATTGAGCAAGATCTTCCATTTAAGTGTGGTTGGTGAGTACTAGAGCCTAGTCAAGTTAAGTACATATACGGTACGTACCATAAATTTAGTTGAGGTACCTCAAGTGGGATTGAGTGTCCCTCACTCCATGGTAAAAGCAATGTGGGCGCCTTACGTTCATTTCGAGTCTAGGTACTATGTACAAGTACAAAAAATTAACTTCAGCTGGAATATACCAGGGGGAATGATGAGCGTGTTCCAGCTCTAAAAGGGTCCACACAGATTAATTTGCTTTGATGCTAACCTCAAAAGTTTtgtcaaagtaaaacaaaaagttTCGTTCCAAAACATAAAAGGCACGCTCAATTCAATTTAAGCAAACATATCCTTTGCCAGGGCCTAGGATCCTAGTGTCCTTGCATGCCTTCGATTGGGATAGGATACCAACACTCCAGCTTGAGTGGTTCTTCCGACTTGTTCTCTTTCAGTTCCCTCAGTCAAAATCCAAGGCGACAAAGAGATCTACATCGAGTCCGGAAGCTCGGTCGCCCTCCGATGTGTCATCTCGAATTGGCTCATCAAGCCGAAGGTAGTGTTCTGGTATCGGGACGGGGTCCGGCTCCTCGACGGCTTCAACGGGGTCACCACCAACGACGAGGATATGGTTATCGGGGGCAGTGCCACAATCGTTTCGCACCTCAGTTTAGCTCAGGCTGATCCACGTCTGCACTCGGGGAAATACCAATGTGCGCCCGAAGGGATCAAGCCAACGGAAATCAAGCTCTATGTGATCAAAGGtgacccacccacccattcCCTCATTCATGAGTTTGCGACAGCCAGGAGCCAACCATTGCATTCATGACATGTTCTTTTGTGTCGCTTGTTTCAGATCAAAACATTGCCGCAATGCAGAGGGAGGTCAACACATCACCGAGCCAAACGCGATTATCGGCACTTATTCTGTCGGTTCATTCCTTGGTTCTTCTGGTTTGGACGGTAATGAGCTCCACTTGGGACTGAAAATCTGCCCGACCTTGAGAGGACCCACGCTTTTGTGTGAGGGATTCCTGGGATGGGACGGAACTGGGACGAGTGGCTAGACAGTCGCGCTAGAATTGATTCTGGCTACTGCAACACGCTCATTACCCTGATGACTCTTTGACAAGGATGATCTCCCATTTTGATGAATACATACAAACACTCATCAGAACTATCATACTCATTATCGTCATAATGGTGACAACGACGTGTCATTGTTCTATTACTTGTCTAAGGCACCATCAGCTGCAGCGAAACTGCAAGTACGTTCACACCCGTGTTTTGTACCACAACTCCATAATGCTATCATTACCACCGACACCACGATCATTAGTTCTTGTCGACATCTTTCACAATCACATAGGAAATGCTCTTAGAACATTCAACCACCGTTATGTTACAAGTTAATCTCTATCTTGAGTTTCTCCGTTTTCGAAAACCACCGGAATATCCAAAAAGGACCCAAATAAAGACGATTTTTGACCAGGTTGCCGTCTCATTTGTTCGTATGGAATATTTCGCACAAATCACTCCTCGGAGACTTCTTATGACCGGCAATTGGAGCTCCAATGAGAAGACAAAGAGAATAAGAAATGCATAATGCTAGACTGGATATTGTTAGCCACGCAGGCCGGTCAGTTTATTTTAGTTACGGTATATTTACAAATAATATTTGTAGCCTCAGGCAAGACTTGTGAGAGTCAATTTCCTATAGGTATCCAAACATCCAGCCACGACCGTGAGACCGCCCACCAAAACTAGTACGAGATCCCCAACCACCTCTTTTTTGGACATCTCACCCCGAAAGAGCTTCAAATGAGCCAAAGCTGGGATGATGAAGGCCAAGATAGTGCAACAAATTGAGCCCAAGATTTCGAGCAAGTCCGCAAAGTTTGGCAGTAGGATAATCACCAAACCCGTTGTAGATACGAGCAAGAGTCTTAAGACAAATTTGGCAATAAGAGGAGGCATGCAATAAGCCATTTTATCGTCAAAGATGCACGACAAAGGATGCAGCATCAACGGGTACGAAAAAAACAACGAGAAGCACAGACACAACTTGACCATGAGAGCAAAGTCAAATCCCGAGGTGTGGGGCAGGTTGAGCGTGATGATTTGCTGGGTGGCCTCCCCGAATGCCAGAAATCCCAGGGCTCCAAAAAATGCATAGAACGTGGTGATGGCTGCCACGCTCTTGCTGAAGTTTCTTTTGAACTGAAAGGAAAGATCAAAGATTAATGGTTGTCAAAGACGCGTTCAAATCGAGCAGGCAAGGAGCTCCGCTCCCAAAACAGCCCTTTGGGTGCATTTATTGCGCCTTGATGTCTGACCTTGGCTTGAGTGTCGATATCGCCGGTGTTTTCTAGGGACAGGATCAATCCGGAGCCTTCGAACGAGTAAATGCATATCGAATAGAACATGAACACGCCCGAGAGAGACATGGGTTCGATTTCATTTCGAATGGTGACGGTGTTTGTATTGTCATTGGTCTTTGATATCGATGCGATATCAAAACCAATAATGACCAGGAAAGccgccaaattggccaattgtGAGAGGAAACTGAACACGACGAATCGCTCTAGGTTCTTGACAAAGGTGAGTAAGTACAAGAGTGGGAGAAGGATAGCAATCCATTCCAGTTTGGTCATGGATGGGATGACACTGATTAAGTTATCACAGATGAAAAGCAGGTATGCTGAGCTGAAGCCCAATTGGGACAGAAGGATGGCCAGTTGCATGATGATCTCACCAACGTAACCAAAGGCCAAGTGGGCGATATCACTATGGGTAATGGGCGTGTCTGCCTCTGACAAAATCATACTCCGGGCCCGGTTCTTACAATCCACCAAGATATGCATAGAGTATACCACACATACGCAcactgaaatgagaaaaagtggTTTACATTGGAACTAAATCCAAGACACATGAATTCATGTGTAAATTTACCTATAGATCTATATTAGTGTATAGGGTGCGTAGAATAAACTCAGATTCTTTATTATGGGTCTCAGCTCTCTAAGCATATTTCTCGCGTGGAGAAAATCATTGATACTTTGCCTTTTATCCTCTACCTTTCAAACGAAATAAAGACTGAGTTTTAATGgtaaattttgtttttgatacaTAGTCCTCGAGCAAATAGCTGATTCAAACTTGGCAAATACTGAAGCCAACTTGTCCTTCTTTTCAGGATATAAGCATATCCATAAGGAAGTGGAAAACGAAACAACCGGACCAAGTACTCAAGACTTCGAACGgaatgaaaaagtacaaatttTATGCACAAAATGAGGGGAAAATGAcgaagaaaaagggaaaaattaATCACTTGTCTCGTACCTTGTACACCCAACATTACTAAGTCATTAGAGTACAAAAGGGTGAAATAGGCTTGGTATTACTTTTGCAACTTAAGCCTAACCCATTCACTGAGCCAAAAAGCAAATGGTAGATTgggacaaaaaagaaatgatcatcTTTCTGCTCACACAGGGCATTAGTTGTTACGTAAtgaaaggaacggattactATTACAGTCACTTTAGTCGAAAAAAGTAATGCGTTACACGATTACTCGTCAAAACATTTAATGGCGTTAcccgttacaattactttccCTAAGATTTATATGAACAACATTTTCTGGTTTGTGCCCCATCAAGGCCCTGTATCTCtaaatcaatttgttttcttttgtttcaattagttttgaaatttaaagtTTCTTGTCATCACGTTATCCAAATGAGCATTGCTATTGAAGTTTGACATAATTGGTACAAGATTATTGTATTGAaatactttgaggagtcaagattgttTCGTACCTTTTGACCTGGGAAATTTGCCCTGTCGACAATACTGCATTTTCCCCGATCTTCATTTCTtgtataactttgaaacacaCCAACTTTGCTGATTTGCTTAGCACTTCATTACTCTCATATTTGGCCATGTTTATTTGCAAAGATATTTGTTAGGTCAATGGAAATTCATAATAGGAAAATcagatttcaaaactttgaactATTTCATGTTTAAAGCAGTATCAATATTACGGGGAGATCTTGcctcatgtttttttttgaatctGAGATGTTGGGCGACAAAGATCATATTTCGTAAGCCTAGATAATTCCATATATAAAACATTTGTGTTTGGTATTTTAGATACATTCATTGCTTAAGATAGCATAACTTGGGTTATATTACATCACCGAGTTTACTCTTTTGGAAAATTAACCTGAAGAAAACTGATTTGGTGACAAAGGCtatatttttttcctgttaTTAGAAACTGTCCTCAAAAACGGAATTCAATTCAGGATGTGTTTACTTCCGGCCCCGGGATATACAAATgggaacaaaatttgaaaccatgAACAACTTCAGTAATGTTAAGGGCAAGCACAATTCTTTACCCCGATCTTTCCTGTTCAGAATAGATTATacgaaaatagcaaaaaaatgactaTTTATGTTAATGTTTAAGTTTTCCTTAGCAGTCGTGAgataaacaaaaaattgaagcccactctgaaaggtgaaaaaggaacgaggaaCGAGTAATATTTGGGCGTTGGGTCGATCGAATTTCACCACTTAAAACGTAATGGGATgattgttcctttttcgaaaagagaaacgaattactgtaatttcgttattgCTGCCCTGCGTTCACATTAGGAATaattccttgtttttttttcttttatgcatATTCTGAAAAACTTCCAT
This Tigriopus californicus strain San Diego chromosome 7, Tcal_SD_v2.1, whole genome shotgun sequence DNA region includes the following protein-coding sequences:
- the LOC131884334 gene encoding limbic system-associated membrane protein-like, translated to MANNPKFCAMMSRTTSIVLELFPLGRLGFTILLVLSLRTDSTTSGSSIQYLDNTPTDRPEPTPSFLYSEADLTIQEGHHAFFNCKIQHLRNKTVSWIRKSDGHILFIGDIKFVDDKRFDLLPSSGYGDWTLRIQFVAAEDDGNYECQISTSPKLSKIFHLSVVVPSVKIQGDKEIYIESGSSVALRCVISNWLIKPKVVFWYRDGVRLLDGFNGVTTNDEDMVIGGSATIVSHLSLAQADPRLHSGKYQCAPEGIKPTEIKLYVIKDQNIAAMQREVNTSPSQTRLSALILSVHSLVLLVWTVMSSTWD
- the LOC131884333 gene encoding uncharacterized protein LOC131884333; this translates as MAGSSFVIINIVMSYVGAGVLGLPYGFKHAGLLLGPIILALVCVCVVYSMHILVDCKNRARSMILSEADTPITHSDIAHLAFGYVGEIIMQLAILLSQLGFSSAYLLFICDNLISVIPSMTKLEWIAILLPLLYLLTFVKNLERFVVFSFLSQLANLAAFLVIIGFDIASISKTNDNTNTVTIRNEIEPMSLSGVFMFYSICIYSFEGSGLILSLENTGDIDTQAKFKRNFSKSVAAITTFYAFFGALGFLAFGEATQQIITLNLPHTSGFDFALMVKLCLCFSLFFSYPLMLHPLSCIFDDKMAYCMPPLIAKFVLRLLLVSTTGLVIILLPNFADLLEILGSICCTILAFIIPALAHLKLFRGEMSKKEVVGDLVLVLVGGLTVVAGCLDTYRKLTLTSLA